One Desulfobacterales bacterium DNA window includes the following coding sequences:
- a CDS encoding STAS/SEC14 domain-containing protein encodes MDIMFKITKKGTHRLDIELSGKLNSEEMQIALDELVDKSRGIENGKMLYDVIDFHLPSLSAIAIEFSRLPMMFGLIKKFDRAAVLSDKNWIKKISEFEGMIVPGLEIKAFNRYQKEVAEVWLSE; translated from the coding sequence ATGGACATCATGTTTAAGATAACGAAAAAAGGAACGCATCGTTTAGACATTGAGTTGAGTGGAAAGCTAAATTCAGAGGAAATGCAAATTGCTTTAGATGAACTTGTTGACAAGTCCAGAGGAATTGAAAACGGAAAGATGCTATATGATGTTATTGATTTTCATCTACCATCATTGAGCGCCATAGCCATCGAGTTTTCACGATTGCCAATGATGTTTGGGTTAATAAAAAAATTTGATCGTGCCGCCGTTTTGAGCGACAAAAATTGGATTAAAAAAATCAGTGAATTTGAAGGCATGATAGTTCCGGGTCTTGAAATTAAAGCTTTCAATCGATACCAGAAAGAAGTGGCGGAAGTATGGTTATCAGAGTAG